From Microlunatus capsulatus, a single genomic window includes:
- a CDS encoding DUF4383 domain-containing protein, with translation MSTASQSGPRTTAGRTGTTAVQKAARLVGVVFLAVGVLGFIPGITTGYDTLQFASHHSEAKLLGLFQVSILHNIVHLLFGVAGLVLARTIGGAKGYLIGGGVIYLVLFVYGLAVPMESSANFVPLNVADDILHLVLGVGMIALGALLTRRPDVERHTDVANT, from the coding sequence ATGTCCACCGCTTCGCAGAGCGGACCCCGCACCACCGCGGGCCGCACCGGCACCACCGCCGTCCAGAAGGCCGCCCGGCTCGTCGGGGTCGTCTTCCTCGCCGTCGGCGTCCTCGGGTTCATCCCCGGGATCACGACGGGCTACGACACCCTGCAGTTCGCCTCGCACCACTCCGAGGCCAAGCTGCTGGGCCTGTTCCAGGTCTCGATCCTGCACAACATCGTCCACCTGCTCTTCGGCGTCGCCGGCCTCGTGCTGGCCCGCACGATCGGCGGGGCGAAGGGCTACCTCATCGGCGGCGGGGTCATCTACCTCGTCCTGTTCGTCTACGGCCTGGCCGTGCCGATGGAGAGCTCCGCGAACTTCGTGCCGCTCAACGTGGCCGACGACATCCTGCACCTCGTCCTCGGCGTCGGCATGATCGCCCTCGGCGCCCTGCTGACCCGGCGCCCGGACGTCGAGCGGCACACCGACGTCGCGAACACCTGA
- a CDS encoding glutamine synthetase III family protein: protein MSGSAARRAAVKAVSDYAIPHKDFSEPLGELFGKNVFGPTEMKARLPKNVFRSVIATIDEGAPLDPTVADAVASAMRDWAMENGASHYAHVFYPLTGLTAEKHDSFLEPSSDSSSMAEFSGKTLLQGEPDGSSFPNGGIRSTFEARGYTGWDVTSPAYILENPNGNTLCIPTVFISWTGEALDKKTPLLRSQQAMSVQAARVLRLFGHTDIDTVVSYAGAEQEYFLVDEHFYYARPDLMSAGRTLFGAPPAKGQEFDDHYFGAIPERVLAYMIEVDRELFKQGILAKTRHNEVAPGQFEIAPLFERSNLAHDHQQLMMTTLRKVAGRYNMTCLLHEKPFAGVNGSGKHVNFSIGNKNQGNLLNPGDTPHENAQFLVFCAAVIRSVHLYGGLLRAVVASASNDFRLGANEAPPAIISMFLGDQLMDVFDQIAKGGATGSKESGTLHVGVDTLPPMKADPGDRNRTSPFAFTGNRFEFRAPGSNQSISGPMVAINTIMAEAMDHIATELETAVAAGTDFNDAVQTLLTAIITDHGAAVFNGNGYSDEWQEEAATRGLLNLRTTPDALQQFSEPAVIEVLDKYDVLSPRELASRQEVYLEQYILSVHVEAKQTAELGRTTILPAAQRYLGELAGVAASLKAVDLPWDTGTLTAISGLVTELLGALEQLDAALAHEPEGTSMEHAVAARDTLIPPMTAVRAAADALEGLVADDLWPLPTYQEMLTVI from the coding sequence ATGAGTGGAAGCGCCGCCCGTCGCGCCGCCGTCAAGGCCGTCAGCGACTACGCCATCCCCCACAAGGACTTCAGCGAGCCGCTGGGCGAGCTGTTCGGCAAGAACGTGTTCGGCCCCACCGAGATGAAGGCCCGGCTGCCCAAGAACGTCTTCCGCTCCGTCATCGCCACGATCGACGAGGGCGCCCCGCTGGACCCGACGGTGGCCGACGCGGTGGCCTCGGCCATGCGCGACTGGGCGATGGAGAACGGCGCCTCGCACTACGCGCACGTCTTCTACCCGTTGACCGGCCTGACCGCGGAGAAGCACGACTCGTTCCTGGAGCCCTCCAGCGACTCCAGCTCGATGGCGGAGTTCAGCGGCAAGACCCTGCTGCAGGGCGAGCCCGACGGCTCCAGCTTCCCCAACGGCGGCATCCGCAGCACCTTCGAGGCCCGCGGCTACACCGGCTGGGACGTCACCAGCCCGGCGTACATCCTCGAGAACCCCAACGGCAACACCCTCTGCATCCCCACCGTCTTCATCTCCTGGACCGGCGAGGCCCTGGACAAGAAGACGCCGCTGCTGCGCTCGCAGCAGGCGATGAGCGTCCAGGCCGCCCGGGTGCTGCGCCTGTTCGGCCACACCGACATCGACACCGTGGTCTCCTACGCCGGCGCCGAGCAGGAGTACTTCCTGGTCGACGAGCACTTCTACTACGCCCGGCCCGACCTGATGAGCGCCGGCCGCACGCTGTTCGGCGCGCCGCCGGCCAAGGGCCAGGAGTTCGACGACCACTACTTCGGCGCCATCCCGGAGCGGGTGCTGGCCTACATGATCGAGGTCGACCGGGAGCTGTTCAAGCAGGGCATCCTGGCCAAGACCCGGCACAACGAGGTGGCTCCCGGCCAGTTCGAGATCGCGCCGCTGTTCGAGCGCTCGAACCTCGCCCACGACCACCAGCAGCTGATGATGACCACGCTGCGGAAGGTGGCCGGGCGCTACAACATGACCTGCCTGCTGCACGAGAAGCCGTTCGCCGGTGTCAACGGCTCGGGCAAGCACGTGAACTTCTCGATCGGCAACAAGAACCAGGGCAACCTGCTCAACCCCGGCGACACCCCCCACGAGAACGCCCAGTTCCTCGTCTTCTGCGCCGCGGTCATCCGCTCGGTCCACCTCTACGGCGGGCTGCTGCGCGCCGTCGTCGCCTCGGCCAGCAACGACTTCCGGCTGGGCGCGAACGAGGCGCCGCCGGCGATCATCTCGATGTTCCTCGGCGACCAGCTGATGGACGTCTTCGACCAGATCGCCAAGGGCGGGGCGACCGGCTCGAAGGAGTCCGGGACTCTGCACGTGGGCGTCGACACCCTGCCGCCGATGAAGGCCGACCCGGGCGACCGCAACCGGACCAGCCCGTTCGCCTTCACCGGCAACCGCTTCGAGTTCCGCGCCCCCGGCTCCAACCAGTCGATCTCGGGCCCGATGGTCGCGATCAACACGATCATGGCCGAGGCCATGGACCACATCGCGACGGAGCTGGAGACGGCCGTCGCCGCCGGCACCGACTTCAACGACGCCGTCCAGACGCTGCTGACCGCGATCATCACCGACCACGGCGCCGCGGTCTTCAACGGCAACGGCTACAGCGACGAGTGGCAGGAGGAGGCCGCCACCCGCGGGCTGCTCAACCTGCGCACCACCCCGGACGCGCTGCAGCAGTTCTCCGAGCCGGCCGTCATCGAGGTCCTCGACAAGTACGACGTGCTCAGCCCCCGCGAGCTGGCCAGCCGCCAGGAGGTGTACCTGGAGCAGTACATCCTCAGCGTGCACGTCGAGGCGAAGCAGACCGCCGAGCTGGGCCGGACGACCATCCTGCCCGCCGCGCAGCGCTACCTCGGCGAGCTGGCCGGGGTGGCCGCCAGCCTCAAGGCCGTCGACCTGCCCTGGGACACCGGCACGCTGACGGCCATCTCCGGCCTGGTCACCGAGCTGCTCGGCGCCCTCGAGCAGCTGGACGCCGCGCTCGCCCACGAGCCGGAGGGCACCTCCATGGAGCACGCCGTCGCGGCCCGCGACACCCTCATCCCGCCGATGACCGCGGTCCGCGCCGCGGCCGACGCGCTCGAGGGCCTGGTGGCCGACGACCTCTGGCCGCTGCCCACCTACCAGGAGATGCTGACGGTCATCTGA
- a CDS encoding MFS transporter: MAEPRPAVAPAAARSAWRAVVGFGVVSLAADMVYEGARSVTGPLLASLGATAVVVGLVTGLGEAVALVLRLFSGRLADRTGRYWGLTLAGYALTAVCVPLLAVTPFLGGAGLAVAVALVLAERTGKAVRSPAKSALLATAAAQVGMGRGLGVHKALDQVGAFAGPLVVAGVAALTGALWPAVAVLVVPGGIAMALLLVVRRRVGDPRPAASPSAPGSPPAAALTTRLPGPFWWFAGSSAAATAGLVTFGVISFHLTREQVLPVAAVPVVYAGAMAVGAVAALATGWAYDRVAGRVLLVLPVLVVLVPLLAFSDAAGPAVAGVLVWGAAVGVQDSTVKALVADLVPAGRRAGAYGSFAAVQGGAAVLGGAGAGWLYERSLPALVVLVALTQVVSLVLLLVSLRRSAAG, from the coding sequence GTGGCTGAGCCCCGCCCGGCGGTCGCGCCCGCGGCCGCCCGGTCGGCCTGGCGGGCCGTCGTCGGGTTCGGCGTGGTCAGCCTCGCCGCGGACATGGTCTACGAGGGCGCCCGCTCCGTCACCGGCCCGCTGCTCGCGTCGCTGGGCGCGACCGCCGTCGTCGTCGGGCTGGTCACCGGGCTGGGCGAGGCCGTCGCCCTGGTGCTGCGGCTGTTCTCCGGCCGGCTGGCCGACCGCACCGGCCGCTACTGGGGGCTGACGCTGGCCGGCTACGCGCTGACCGCCGTCTGCGTGCCGCTGCTGGCGGTGACCCCGTTCCTGGGCGGGGCCGGGCTCGCCGTCGCCGTCGCGCTGGTGCTCGCCGAGCGCACGGGGAAGGCGGTCCGCAGCCCGGCGAAGTCCGCGCTGCTCGCCACCGCCGCCGCCCAGGTGGGGATGGGCCGCGGGCTGGGCGTGCACAAGGCGCTGGACCAGGTCGGCGCGTTCGCCGGCCCGCTGGTCGTCGCCGGGGTGGCCGCGCTGACCGGGGCGCTGTGGCCCGCCGTCGCCGTCCTCGTGGTCCCCGGCGGGATCGCGATGGCCCTGCTGCTGGTGGTGCGCCGCCGGGTGGGCGACCCGCGGCCGGCCGCGTCGCCGTCGGCCCCGGGCTCCCCGCCGGCGGCGGCGCTGACCACCCGGCTGCCCGGACCGTTCTGGTGGTTCGCCGGCTCCTCGGCCGCCGCCACCGCCGGGCTGGTGACCTTCGGCGTCATCTCCTTCCACCTCACCCGCGAGCAGGTGCTGCCCGTCGCCGCGGTGCCGGTCGTCTACGCCGGCGCGATGGCCGTCGGCGCGGTGGCCGCGCTCGCCACCGGCTGGGCCTACGACCGGGTTGCCGGACGGGTGCTGCTGGTGCTGCCCGTGCTCGTCGTCCTCGTGCCGCTGCTGGCCTTCTCCGACGCGGCCGGGCCGGCGGTGGCCGGCGTGCTCGTCTGGGGCGCGGCCGTCGGGGTGCAGGACTCCACCGTCAAGGCCCTCGTGGCCGACCTCGTCCCCGCCGGCCGCCGCGCCGGCGCCTACGGGTCCTTCGCCGCGGTGCAGGGCGGGGCCGCCGTGCTGGGCGGCGCCGGGGCCGGCTGGCTGTACGAGCGGTCGCTGCCGGCGCTCGTGGTGCTGGTCGCCCTCACCCAGGTGGTCTCGCTGGTGCTGCTGCTGGTCAGCCTGCGCCGGTCTGCGGCAGGCTGA
- a CDS encoding FAD-binding oxidoreductase, producing the protein MTTTTLDGLAAELGDALLTDPDSCAAYRHDWAREPGAGTPLAVVRARTAADVQAALRWASAHGVPVVPRGAGTGLSGGSSAVDGGLVVSLEQMRGIEIDVETRVAVVEPGALNIAVKAAAAEHGLWYPPDPSSYEICSIGGNVATNAGGLCCVKYGVTTDYVLGLDVVLADGTLVTLGGKRIKDVAGLSLLKLFVGSEGTLGVITRVILRLIPAQPPRATLVASFPTVTAAARAVVAVGRTLRPSMMELMDAASIGAVEDHKPMGLDRSAGALLIAQSDAPAAAAAEEVAVMEAACRAAGADDVFCTDDPEEGEMFIAARRLAFPAIEARGSLLLEDVGVPVPLLPDLVDGIAAIAAELAVEIPVVAHAGDGNTHPIIVFDPADPAAAAAAQQAFERVMTLALSLGGTITGEHGVGRTKKGALPAQLGADVMALSHRIKDALDPQGILNPGAVL; encoded by the coding sequence ATGACGACGACGACGTTGGACGGGCTGGCCGCCGAGCTCGGGGACGCGCTGCTGACCGACCCGGACAGCTGCGCGGCCTACCGGCACGACTGGGCCCGCGAGCCCGGGGCGGGTACCCCGCTGGCCGTCGTCCGGGCGCGGACCGCCGCCGACGTCCAGGCCGCGCTGCGCTGGGCGAGCGCCCACGGCGTGCCCGTCGTCCCGCGCGGCGCGGGCACCGGTCTCTCCGGTGGGTCGTCCGCCGTCGACGGCGGGCTGGTGGTCAGCCTCGAGCAGATGCGCGGGATCGAGATCGACGTGGAGACCCGGGTGGCCGTCGTCGAGCCCGGGGCGCTGAACATCGCCGTCAAGGCGGCCGCCGCCGAGCACGGCCTCTGGTACCCGCCGGACCCCTCGTCCTACGAGATCTGCTCCATCGGCGGCAACGTGGCCACCAACGCCGGCGGGCTGTGCTGCGTCAAATACGGCGTGACCACCGACTACGTGCTGGGCCTGGACGTCGTGCTGGCGGACGGCACGCTGGTCACCCTGGGCGGCAAGCGGATCAAGGACGTCGCCGGGCTCAGCCTGCTCAAGCTGTTCGTGGGCAGCGAGGGGACGCTGGGGGTCATCACCCGTGTCATCCTGCGGCTGATCCCGGCGCAGCCGCCGCGGGCGACCCTGGTGGCCTCGTTCCCCACCGTCACCGCCGCCGCCCGGGCCGTCGTCGCCGTCGGCCGGACGCTGCGGCCCTCGATGATGGAGCTGATGGACGCCGCCTCGATCGGCGCCGTCGAGGACCACAAGCCGATGGGGCTGGACCGCAGCGCCGGCGCCCTGCTGATCGCGCAGTCCGACGCCCCGGCCGCGGCCGCGGCGGAGGAGGTCGCGGTGATGGAGGCGGCCTGCCGGGCCGCCGGCGCCGACGACGTGTTCTGCACCGACGACCCGGAGGAGGGCGAGATGTTCATCGCCGCCCGCCGGCTGGCCTTCCCCGCCATCGAGGCCCGCGGCTCGCTGCTGCTGGAGGACGTCGGCGTGCCGGTGCCGCTGCTGCCCGACCTCGTGGACGGCATCGCCGCCATCGCCGCCGAGCTGGCGGTCGAGATCCCCGTCGTCGCGCACGCCGGCGACGGCAACACGCACCCGATCATCGTCTTCGACCCCGCCGACCCCGCCGCGGCCGCGGCCGCCCAGCAGGCCTTCGAGCGGGTGATGACGCTGGCGCTCTCCCTCGGCGGCACCATCACCGGCGAGCACGGGGTCGGCCGGACCAAGAAGGGCGCCCTCCCCGCGCAGCTGGGCGCCGACGTGATGGCGCTGTCGCACCGGATCAAGGACGCGCTCGACCCGCAGGGGATCCTCAACCCGGGCGCGGTGCTCTGA
- a CDS encoding RDD family protein, with amino-acid sequence MTTSAVPQEYPGERLGLAPDGRGSLASWRSRIAALLLDWAVSMAVAVGLFGSVVMTGSGWQAWMALATFFVESTVLSWLTGGSLGQLVCRIGVIRLDRVPLGLPRAVLRAALVSLALPPLVVGADRRGLHDYAAGTAVVNRR; translated from the coding sequence GTGACCACGAGCGCCGTCCCGCAGGAGTACCCCGGCGAGCGGCTCGGGCTGGCCCCCGACGGGCGCGGGTCGCTGGCCTCGTGGCGCTCGCGGATCGCGGCGCTGCTGCTGGACTGGGCCGTCTCGATGGCTGTCGCCGTCGGGCTCTTCGGCTCCGTCGTGATGACCGGCAGCGGCTGGCAGGCCTGGATGGCGCTGGCCACCTTCTTCGTGGAGTCGACCGTGCTCAGCTGGCTGACGGGCGGCAGCCTCGGCCAGCTCGTCTGCCGGATCGGGGTCATCCGGCTGGACCGGGTGCCGCTGGGGCTGCCCCGGGCCGTGCTCCGGGCGGCGCTCGTCAGCCTCGCGCTGCCGCCGCTCGTGGTCGGCGCCGACCGCCGCGGCCTCCACGACTACGCGGCGGGCACCGCCGTGGTCAACCGCCGCTGA
- a CDS encoding anthrone oxygenase family protein produces the protein MTSLGTALALVTATASGLTAGVFLGFSALVMPALRGRPPAEAVAAMQAVNLVAPRSLLMVPLLLSAAGCLLVGVHALVTRPAGQGLLLSGAAAGLAAFAVTAGYHVPRNDALALLDPAAPGTAAAWARYAAGWTVLNSVRTVLGLVSAVALVGGVLARGPQG, from the coding sequence ATGACCAGCCTCGGCACCGCCCTCGCCCTCGTCACCGCCACCGCGTCCGGGCTCACCGCCGGGGTCTTCCTCGGCTTCTCCGCCCTCGTCATGCCCGCGCTCCGCGGCCGGCCCCCGGCCGAGGCCGTGGCGGCCATGCAGGCGGTCAACCTCGTCGCGCCGCGCAGCCTGCTCATGGTGCCGCTGCTGCTGTCGGCGGCCGGCTGCCTGCTCGTCGGGGTGCACGCGCTGGTCACCCGACCCGCCGGCCAGGGCCTGCTGCTCTCCGGAGCCGCCGCCGGCCTCGCGGCCTTCGCGGTCACCGCCGGCTACCACGTGCCCCGCAACGACGCGCTGGCCCTGCTGGACCCCGCCGCCCCGGGCACGGCGGCCGCGTGGGCCCGGTACGCCGCGGGCTGGACGGTGCTGAACTCCGTCCGCACGGTGCTCGGCCTGGTCAGCGCCGTCGCCCTCGTCGGCGGGGTGCTGGCGCGCGGTCCGCAGGGCTGA
- a CDS encoding AraC family transcriptional regulator: MDALTHLLRWHRGRDAFVLTCAMDPPWAVRIADGAAVGLVVMTAGTCVLRPASAPAVALAAGDVAVVRGPEPYDLADGADRPPAVVVEPGQRCRVLDPRPGIVLGPGGRWGNRTGAVAAGGCSFVAGAYERPGQVSGRLLDALPPVAVLPAPACAPALVQALAGELERPRPGGAGVVDRYVDLVLVEAVRAWFGSPAAQPPRWWSAGADPLVARVLALVHESPAEPWTLERLAAEVGCSRAGLSRRFRAAVGESPIGYLTGWRLDLAAERLTQDRSPVEAVARSVGYANAFAFSTAFKRRHGCSPRQHREAAATVA; encoded by the coding sequence GTGGACGCCCTGACGCACCTGCTGCGCTGGCACCGCGGCCGTGACGCCTTCGTGCTGACCTGCGCGATGGATCCGCCCTGGGCGGTCCGGATCGCCGACGGCGCCGCCGTCGGCCTGGTGGTGATGACGGCGGGCACCTGCGTGCTGCGGCCGGCGTCCGCTCCGGCGGTGGCGCTGGCCGCCGGTGACGTCGCCGTCGTCCGGGGGCCCGAGCCCTACGACCTCGCCGACGGGGCGGACCGGCCGCCCGCCGTCGTCGTCGAGCCCGGCCAGCGGTGCCGGGTGCTGGACCCGAGGCCGGGGATCGTCCTCGGACCGGGGGGTCGCTGGGGCAACCGGACCGGGGCGGTGGCCGCGGGCGGCTGCTCGTTCGTCGCGGGGGCCTACGAGCGGCCCGGTCAGGTCAGCGGCCGGCTGCTGGACGCCCTGCCGCCGGTGGCGGTGCTGCCCGCTCCGGCCTGCGCCCCCGCGCTGGTGCAGGCGCTCGCCGGGGAGCTGGAGCGCCCGCGGCCGGGCGGGGCCGGGGTGGTCGACCGCTACGTCGACCTCGTGCTGGTCGAGGCCGTCCGCGCCTGGTTCGGCTCCCCGGCCGCGCAGCCGCCGCGCTGGTGGTCGGCCGGCGCCGACCCGCTGGTCGCCCGCGTGCTGGCGCTGGTGCACGAGAGCCCGGCCGAGCCGTGGACGCTGGAGCGGCTGGCCGCCGAGGTCGGCTGCTCCCGCGCGGGCCTCAGCCGGCGCTTCCGCGCGGCGGTGGGGGAGTCCCCGATCGGCTACCTCACCGGCTGGCGGCTCGACCTCGCGGCCGAGCGGCTGACGCAGGACCGCAGCCCCGTCGAGGCGGTCGCCCGCTCCGTCGGCTACGCCAACGCCTTCGCCTTCAGCACCGCCTTCAAGCGCCGCCACGGCTGCTCGCCCCGCCAGCACCGCGAGGCCGCGGCGACGGTGGCCTGA
- the glnA gene encoding type I glutamate--ammonia ligase: protein MFQGADDLLAYIKDEGVEIIDVRFCDLPGIMQHFTVPAGSFGPEVFEDGLAFDGSSIRGFQKIHESDMALLPDPTTAYLDPFRIAKTLCINFFVHDPLTKEPYSRDPRNIARKAEAYLASTGIGDTAFFAPEAEFYVFDDVRYETKANTGYYAIDSVAGAWNTGRVEEGGNRGYKVKYKGGYFPLPPIDHFADLRDEMTKHLEGSGLVVERAHHEVGTAGQAEINYRFNTMLAAGDDLQKFKYIIKNTAWAAGKTATFMPKPIFGDNGSGMHVHSSIWNDGTPLFYDEAGYGGLSDVARWYIGGVLAHAPSILAFTNPSVNSYHRLVPGFEAPVNLVYSSRNRSAAMRIPITGSNPKAKRVEFRCPDPSSNPYLAFAAILMAGIDGIQKKTEPMAPVDKDLYELPPEEHASVPTVPDSLGGVLDNLEADHDFLLGGDVFTPDLIEAWVELKRADIDGVRLRPHPHEFELYYDC, encoded by the coding sequence ATGTTCCAAGGCGCCGACGACCTGTTGGCTTACATCAAGGACGAGGGCGTCGAGATCATCGACGTCCGCTTCTGCGACCTGCCCGGCATCATGCAGCACTTCACCGTGCCGGCCGGTTCCTTCGGCCCGGAGGTCTTCGAGGACGGCCTGGCGTTCGACGGCTCGTCGATCCGCGGTTTCCAGAAGATCCACGAGTCGGACATGGCCCTGCTGCCGGACCCGACGACGGCCTACCTGGACCCCTTCCGGATCGCCAAGACGCTCTGCATCAACTTCTTCGTCCACGACCCGCTGACCAAGGAGCCCTACAGCCGCGACCCGCGCAACATCGCGCGCAAGGCCGAGGCCTACCTGGCGTCCACCGGCATCGGCGACACCGCCTTCTTCGCCCCCGAGGCCGAGTTCTACGTCTTCGACGACGTGCGCTACGAGACCAAGGCCAACACCGGCTACTACGCCATCGACTCCGTCGCCGGCGCCTGGAACACCGGGCGGGTCGAGGAGGGCGGCAACCGCGGCTACAAGGTCAAGTACAAGGGCGGCTACTTCCCGCTGCCCCCCATCGACCACTTCGCCGACCTGCGCGACGAGATGACCAAGCACCTCGAGGGCTCGGGGCTGGTCGTCGAGCGCGCCCACCACGAGGTCGGCACGGCGGGCCAGGCGGAGATCAACTACCGCTTCAACACCATGCTGGCGGCCGGCGACGACCTGCAGAAGTTCAAGTACATCATCAAGAACACCGCCTGGGCGGCCGGCAAGACGGCCACCTTCATGCCGAAGCCGATCTTCGGCGACAACGGCTCGGGCATGCACGTGCACTCCTCGATCTGGAACGACGGCACCCCGCTGTTCTACGACGAGGCCGGCTACGGCGGCCTGTCCGACGTCGCCCGCTGGTACATCGGCGGCGTGCTGGCCCACGCCCCCTCGATCCTGGCGTTCACCAACCCCAGCGTGAACTCCTACCACCGCCTGGTGCCGGGCTTCGAGGCGCCGGTCAACCTGGTCTACAGCTCGCGGAACCGCTCCGCCGCGATGCGCATCCCGATCACCGGCTCCAACCCGAAGGCCAAGCGCGTCGAGTTCCGCTGCCCGGACCCGTCGTCGAACCCCTACCTGGCGTTCGCGGCGATCCTGATGGCCGGCATCGACGGCATCCAGAAGAAGACCGAGCCGATGGCCCCGGTCGACAAGGACCTCTACGAGCTGCCGCCCGAGGAGCACGCCTCCGTGCCGACCGTGCCGGACAGCCTCGGCGGGGTGCTGGACAACCTCGAGGCCGACCACGACTTCCTGCTGGGTGGGGACGTCTTCACCCCCGACCTCATCGAAGCCTGGGTCGAGCTCAAGCGGGCCGACATCGACGGCGTCCGGCTGCGCCCGCACCCGCACGAGTTCGAGCTCTACTACGACTGCTGA
- the mshA gene encoding D-inositol-3-phosphate glycosyltransferase: MGAPVEYPQRIAMVSLHTSPLATPGVGDAGGLNVYVDEVARRLGERGVAVDVFTRAEDDGPEVVEVNEHTRVVQVPAGPREPVAKEDLPALLPDFASALAERLDGHDLLHSHYWLSGQVAMAVAAGRGLPLVHTMHTMARVKNSALGAGQSGEPDVRERGEAEVVAAADVLTANTSEESAELQRHYGADPAAIAVVPPGVDLHTFHACNQPASRAQLTVGADRQVVLFVGRIQPLKAPDVVIRAVAELVRRDPGRRERLRLIVVGSPSGPQAAWARSLGPLAAELGVADLVELRPHSPRAELFRWYCASDVVAVPSYNESFGLVALEAQACGRPVVATDVGGLRHAVRDGQTGLLVAGHEPAAWADALATLLDDAGERGRMGANAAGHASRFSWDNTAAATLEAYHAARVRHAARG, from the coding sequence GTGGGGGCCCCGGTCGAGTACCCGCAGCGGATCGCGATGGTCAGCCTGCACACCTCCCCCCTCGCGACCCCCGGCGTCGGCGACGCGGGCGGGCTGAACGTCTACGTCGACGAGGTGGCCCGCCGGCTCGGCGAGCGCGGGGTGGCCGTCGACGTCTTCACCCGGGCCGAGGACGACGGGCCCGAGGTCGTCGAGGTGAACGAGCACACCCGGGTGGTCCAGGTCCCGGCCGGCCCGCGCGAGCCGGTGGCCAAGGAGGACCTGCCGGCCCTGCTGCCGGACTTCGCGTCGGCGCTGGCCGAGCGCCTCGACGGCCACGACCTGCTGCACTCCCACTACTGGCTCTCGGGCCAGGTGGCCATGGCCGTCGCCGCTGGGCGCGGGCTGCCGCTGGTGCACACCATGCACACGATGGCCCGGGTGAAGAACAGCGCGCTGGGGGCCGGCCAGAGCGGCGAGCCCGACGTGCGCGAGCGCGGGGAGGCCGAGGTGGTCGCCGCGGCCGACGTGCTGACGGCCAACACCAGCGAGGAGTCCGCGGAGCTGCAGCGGCACTACGGCGCCGACCCCGCCGCGATCGCCGTCGTCCCGCCCGGGGTGGACCTGCACACCTTCCACGCCTGCAACCAGCCCGCCTCCCGCGCCCAGCTCACCGTCGGCGCGGACCGGCAGGTCGTCCTCTTCGTCGGCCGGATCCAGCCCCTCAAGGCACCCGACGTCGTCATCCGGGCAGTCGCCGAGCTGGTCCGCCGCGACCCGGGCCGGCGCGAGCGGCTCCGGCTGATCGTCGTCGGCAGCCCCAGTGGGCCGCAGGCCGCCTGGGCCCGCTCGCTGGGCCCGCTGGCCGCCGAGCTGGGCGTCGCCGACCTCGTCGAGCTCCGCCCGCACTCCCCGCGCGCGGAGCTGTTCCGCTGGTACTGCGCCTCCGACGTCGTCGCCGTGCCCTCCTACAACGAGTCCTTCGGGCTGGTCGCGCTGGAGGCGCAGGCGTGCGGCCGGCCGGTGGTGGCCACCGACGTCGGCGGGCTGCGGCACGCCGTCCGCGACGGCCAGACGGGCCTGCTGGTAGCCGGCCACGAGCCGGCCGCCTGGGCCGACGCCCTGGCCACCCTGCTCGACGACGCCGGCGAGCGCGGCCGGATGGGCGCCAACGCGGCCGGCCACGCCTCCCGGTTCAGCTGGGACAACACCGCCGCCGCGACGCTCGAGGCCTACCACGCGGCCCGGGTCCGGCACGCCGCCCGTGGCTGA
- a CDS encoding GntR family transcriptional regulator produces the protein MSTPEPDALPGLRLDPTSAVPVVEQIQVQVVDLVTTGALAAGRRLPSVRALATSLGVAPGTVAKAYRGLEQEGFVETAGRHGTVVADQQVATTAHTRQQLRAVLQPLLDDGLSRAEVLRLVRSVLEG, from the coding sequence GTGAGCACCCCCGAGCCCGACGCGCTGCCCGGCCTCCGGCTGGACCCCACCTCGGCCGTCCCGGTCGTCGAGCAGATCCAGGTGCAGGTCGTCGACCTGGTCACCACCGGCGCCCTGGCGGCCGGCCGCCGGCTGCCGTCGGTCCGCGCGCTCGCCACCAGCCTGGGCGTCGCCCCGGGCACCGTCGCCAAGGCCTACCGCGGGCTCGAGCAGGAGGGGTTCGTCGAGACGGCGGGCCGCCACGGCACCGTCGTCGCCGACCAGCAGGTGGCGACCACCGCGCACACCCGGCAGCAGCTGCGAGCGGTCCTGCAGCCGCTGCTGGACGACGGGCTGAGCCGGGCCGAGGTGCTGCGGCTGGTCCGCTCCGTGCTGGAGGGTTGA